From the genome of Winogradskyella forsetii, one region includes:
- the gldF gene encoding gliding motility-associated ABC transporter permease subunit GldF codes for MLAILKKEINTFFASPIGYLVIGVFLLLNGLFLWVFKGEFNILDNGQASLSSFFLLAPWILIFLVPAVTMRSFSDEKKQGTLELLVTKPISHFQIVLGKYFGAFALILMALIPTLLYVYTVYQLGNPEGNLDMGSTIGSYFGLLFLVGAYTAIGVFASTLSENQIVAFIIAVFICFFFYFGFEGLSNYNIFDNLVYMENLGMSAHYNSMSRGVIDTRDLVYFISIAIAFLLFTKLRIQKQ; via the coding sequence ATGCTAGCAATACTTAAAAAAGAAATAAACACCTTCTTCGCTTCGCCAATTGGCTATTTGGTCATTGGTGTCTTTTTATTACTCAACGGACTATTTCTTTGGGTTTTTAAAGGTGAATTCAATATTTTGGATAATGGACAAGCTAGTTTGTCATCGTTCTTTTTATTGGCACCATGGATTCTTATTTTTTTAGTGCCAGCAGTGACGATGCGAAGTTTTAGTGACGAAAAAAAACAAGGCACTCTAGAGTTATTGGTTACCAAACCAATTTCTCATTTTCAGATTGTATTAGGCAAATATTTTGGCGCTTTTGCATTGATTTTAATGGCTCTTATTCCCACGCTGCTATACGTGTACACGGTTTATCAATTAGGAAATCCAGAAGGCAATCTCGATATGGGCAGCACCATCGGTTCCTATTTTGGACTTTTATTTTTAGTTGGAGCTTATACAGCCATTGGCGTGTTTGCCTCTACGCTTTCCGAAAATCAGATTGTGGCTTTTATCATTGCTGTTTTTATCTGTTTCTTTTTCTATTTCGGATTTGAAGGTTTATCGAATTATAATATTTTCGACAATCTTGTTTATATGGAAAATCTTGGTATGTCCGCACATTACAACAGTATGAGTCGTGGTGTTATTGACACAAGGGATTTGGTGTATTTTATAAGTATAGCCATAGCATTTTTGCTATTTACAAAACTGAGAATTCAAAAGCAGTAA
- the gldG gene encoding gliding motility-associated ABC transporter substrate-binding protein GldG: MKKNKSILYSIAIVVALIIVNSISSSVYQRFDLTKDNRYTLSDASKSLVNDLDSPLIIDVFLEGDFPSEFRLLQTEVRQIVDEFQLKSNRIVVNYIDPIKDENTRQQYIEELTKQGLEPYINTDNSTGKVTQDIIFPWAYASYKNGRVKIPLLKRSITQGLQEQINNSVQSLEYAFADGFSKLVNAKSKKIAILKGNGQLDDIYIADFLQTIRPYYNLAQFTLDSVATNPQGTLDKLKDYDLIISAKPSIPFSENEKLILDQYTMNGGKSLWLTESVVMDKDSLYNEAGTGVSIMRDLNLNDFFFKYGVRVNPTLVKDLYSAPIMLSIGEGSQAQMQPIQWQYSPLAASNPNHPITKNLNLVKFDFASPIDTLKNSIKKSILLQSSPKSKLEGAPTTISLANVTQAPDETSYDKGPQNLAVLLEGAFTSVYDKRVLPFKVTNFKSKSVDTKMVVISDGNVVKNEVIKNRPLELGFDQLTGKSFGNKEFVLNTVNYLLDDTGLINIRAKEISVAFLDADKVKDSKGTWQFINIALPLILLGLFGFVFNYLRKRKYAS; the protein is encoded by the coding sequence ATGAAGAAGAATAAATCTATTTTATATAGCATTGCTATTGTTGTTGCACTCATTATTGTGAATTCGATTTCAAGTTCGGTGTATCAACGCTTCGATCTTACAAAAGATAATCGGTATACGCTTTCGGATGCTTCAAAATCATTGGTTAATGATTTGGATTCGCCTTTAATAATCGATGTGTTTTTGGAAGGGGATTTTCCTTCGGAATTTAGGTTACTTCAAACTGAAGTCAGACAGATTGTAGATGAATTTCAATTAAAATCAAATCGAATTGTTGTTAATTATATTGATCCAATTAAAGATGAAAACACACGGCAACAATATATAGAGGAGTTAACAAAACAAGGCTTAGAACCTTATATTAACACCGATAATAGTACAGGAAAAGTAACGCAAGACATCATTTTTCCTTGGGCTTATGCCAGTTATAAAAATGGACGTGTGAAAATTCCACTTTTAAAACGAAGCATCACACAAGGTTTACAGGAGCAGATTAATAATTCGGTGCAATCGTTGGAATATGCTTTTGCAGATGGTTTTAGCAAATTGGTCAATGCCAAGTCAAAAAAGATTGCAATTTTGAAAGGTAATGGGCAGTTAGACGATATTTATATCGCTGACTTTCTTCAAACGATAAGACCTTATTATAATTTGGCGCAATTCACTTTAGATAGTGTGGCTACCAATCCACAAGGCACGTTAGACAAATTGAAGGACTACGATTTAATTATTTCTGCAAAACCTAGTATTCCATTTTCAGAGAATGAAAAGCTTATTTTAGATCAATATACCATGAATGGTGGCAAAAGTCTATGGCTAACAGAATCCGTGGTTATGGACAAGGACAGTTTGTATAATGAGGCAGGCACAGGCGTTTCAATTATGCGCGATTTGAATTTGAATGATTTTTTCTTCAAATACGGTGTTCGCGTGAACCCAACTTTAGTAAAAGACCTCTACTCTGCTCCGATTATGTTATCGATTGGAGAAGGCAGTCAGGCGCAAATGCAACCGATTCAATGGCAATATTCACCTCTGGCAGCATCCAATCCCAATCATCCAATTACCAAAAATTTAAACTTGGTAAAATTTGATTTTGCGAGTCCGATTGACACCTTAAAAAATAGCATCAAAAAATCCATTTTATTACAGAGTTCGCCAAAATCCAAGTTAGAAGGTGCTCCAACTACAATTTCATTAGCGAACGTAACGCAAGCACCAGATGAAACCTCGTATGATAAAGGTCCTCAAAATTTAGCCGTTCTTTTAGAAGGCGCGTTTACTTCGGTTTATGATAAACGTGTTTTACCTTTTAAAGTGACTAATTTTAAGTCTAAAAGTGTTGACACTAAAATGGTCGTGATTTCGGATGGTAATGTGGTTAAAAATGAAGTTATAAAAAACAGACCTTTAGAGTTGGGCTTTGACCAACTCACAGGAAAATCGTTTGGCAACAAGGAATTTGTGCTTAATACAGTCAATTACCTTTTGGACGATACAGGACTTATAAACATTAGAGCCAAGGAGATTAGTGTCGCTTTTTTGGATGCCGATAAAGTAAAAGACAGCAAAGGAACTTGGCAATTTATCAATATTGCTTTGCCGCTTATACTATTAGGCTTGTTTGGCTTTGTTTTTAACTATTTGAGAAAACGTAAATACGCCTCTTAA
- the dnaN gene encoding DNA polymerase III subunit beta translates to MKFIVSSTYLLKQLQVLGGVINNSNTLPILDNFLFELSQSKLTISASDLETTMSATMDVESDSEGSIALPARLLLDTLKTFPEQPLTFVVEDNNTVEISSNHGKYALAYADGAEFPNAVSIEDASKTTIMGDILATAISKTIFAAGNDDLRPVMSGVFFQFSQDNLTFVATDAHKLVKYTRNDVSATETAEFIMPKKPLTLLKGILAGSDDDVLVEYNESNAKFTFENSVLICRLIDGKYPNYEAVIPKENPNKLVIDRTQFLNSVRRVSIFSNKTTHQIRLKIAGAELNISAEDIDYSNKAEERLTCDYQGDDMQIGFNSRFLTEMINNLNSDNVQLEMSLPNRAGILTPIDGLDEGEHVTMLVMPVMLNN, encoded by the coding sequence ATGAAATTTATTGTTTCAAGCACTTATTTATTAAAGCAACTTCAAGTATTGGGAGGCGTGATTAATAACAGTAATACGCTGCCAATTTTAGATAATTTCCTATTCGAGCTGAGCCAGTCCAAATTAACGATTTCGGCTAGTGATTTAGAGACGACAATGTCTGCAACTATGGATGTTGAAAGTGATTCTGAAGGAAGCATCGCTTTACCTGCTCGATTACTTTTGGACACCTTAAAGACGTTTCCTGAGCAACCTCTGACCTTTGTTGTAGAAGACAACAACACGGTAGAAATTAGCTCTAATCATGGTAAATACGCATTGGCTTATGCTGATGGCGCTGAATTCCCAAATGCCGTTTCTATAGAAGATGCTAGCAAAACAACCATAATGGGCGATATTTTAGCAACTGCTATTAGCAAAACTATTTTTGCTGCAGGTAACGATGATTTAAGACCTGTAATGAGTGGAGTGTTCTTTCAATTTTCTCAAGATAATTTAACCTTTGTGGCCACTGATGCTCACAAATTGGTAAAATATACTAGAAATGATGTCAGTGCCACGGAAACTGCCGAATTCATTATGCCTAAAAAACCTTTGACACTTTTAAAGGGTATTTTAGCTGGAAGTGATGATGATGTTTTAGTAGAATACAATGAATCTAATGCTAAATTTACGTTTGAAAATTCCGTATTGATTTGCCGTTTAATTGATGGAAAATATCCAAATTATGAAGCGGTAATTCCTAAAGAGAATCCAAATAAATTAGTAATTGATAGAACACAATTCTTAAACTCGGTTCGTCGTGTTAGTATTTTCTCTAATAAGACGACACACCAAATCCGTTTAAAAATTGCTGGTGCAGAATTAAATATTTCAGCTGAAGATATCGATTACTCCAACAAAGCCGAAGAACGTCTAACATGTGATTACCAAGGTGACGATATGCAAATTGGTTTTAACTCACGCTTCTTAACAGAAATGATAAACAATCTAAACTCAGATAACGTTCAGTTAGAAATGAGCTTACCAAACAGAGCAGGAATTCTTACTCCAATTGATGGTTTAGATGAAGGCGAACATGTGACTATGTTGGTGATGCCTGTGATGTTGAATAACTAA
- a CDS encoding acyloxyacyl hydrolase, whose protein sequence is MHNQLLVILCSISVLCFSQEEEKKPFSLDFSPFYGTILEHNPDISHLITDHPAGFVLSYNRKTYGFNAWERRYNYPDWGFSMTYQDMKNPYLGENIGLYGHFNFYFLNRSLVFRIGQGIAYTNKPYDKTENYINNAYGSHLLSSTYLKFDFIKENLYKGLGFNAGFTVIHYSNANIKAPNNSTNTFAFSAGLNYVFDAEEFPEYIPEGERTKYSEPFKYNFVFRSGVNESDINGSGQFPFYVFTGFVDKRINHKSTILAGTELFVSKFLEEMIKHQSVAFPELGVKGDEDYKRVGVFVGHELRFNKIAFITHLGYYIYYPVEFEGRVYNRLGLKRYFSDKIFGVVNVHSHGAKAEAVEFGLGIRL, encoded by the coding sequence ATGCACAACCAACTTTTGGTTATTCTTTGTTCAATAAGTGTATTATGCTTTTCTCAAGAGGAAGAAAAGAAACCGTTTTCGTTGGATTTCAGCCCTTTTTATGGCACAATTCTAGAACATAATCCTGATATTTCCCATCTCATTACAGACCATCCTGCAGGTTTCGTGCTAAGTTATAACAGAAAAACCTATGGTTTTAATGCGTGGGAACGCCGTTATAATTATCCCGATTGGGGATTTTCAATGACTTATCAAGACATGAAAAATCCCTATTTGGGCGAAAATATTGGGCTCTATGGTCATTTTAATTTTTACTTTTTAAATCGAAGTTTGGTCTTTAGAATAGGACAAGGCATTGCCTACACCAACAAGCCTTACGACAAAACGGAAAATTACATTAACAATGCTTATGGCTCGCATTTACTGAGTTCTACCTATTTAAAGTTTGACTTTATCAAAGAGAATCTTTATAAAGGTTTAGGGTTCAATGCAGGATTTACGGTCATCCACTACTCTAACGCCAACATTAAAGCACCAAATAATAGTACCAACACTTTTGCTTTTTCAGCTGGACTGAATTATGTGTTTGATGCTGAAGAATTTCCAGAATATATTCCTGAAGGGGAACGTACAAAATATTCTGAACCATTTAAATATAACTTTGTTTTTAGAAGCGGCGTCAATGAAAGTGACATTAACGGTAGTGGCCAATTTCCTTTTTATGTATTCACAGGATTTGTAGATAAACGCATCAACCACAAAAGCACTATTCTGGCAGGAACAGAATTATTTGTGTCCAAATTTTTAGAGGAAATGATCAAACATCAATCTGTAGCTTTTCCGGAACTTGGCGTTAAAGGCGATGAAGATTATAAACGTGTTGGTGTTTTTGTCGGTCACGAATTACGATTTAATAAAATAGCATTTATCACGCATTTGGGTTACTACATATATTATCCTGTGGAATTTGAAGGTCGCGTTTATAACAGATTAGGTTTGAAGCGTTATTTTTCAGATAAAATATTTGGTGTTGTCAATGTGCATTCCCATGGTGCAAAAGCAGAAGCTGTTGAATTTGGATTAGGAATTAGATTATGA
- a CDS encoding head GIN domain-containing protein, which translates to MKKLVLVLVLSLVFSCDSEDALDCFQASGAIIQRTYDLDNFDKITVFERTQLIISEGEFSVLLETGENLLNDIDIKVSEGRLTIENSNACNISREYGITKVYVSAPNVTEIRNSSGLKIIGGNTLTYPNLTLLSEDLEEEDGFHTDGDFELDLQVENLTITQNNLSNFFLTGNATNLDLNFLFGDARFEGRNLIVENAAIYHRGTNDIIINPQQQLTGSILSTGDIIVVNTPPNLDVEVLYTGQLIIEN; encoded by the coding sequence ATGAAAAAGTTGGTATTAGTTTTGGTTTTAAGTTTGGTATTCTCATGTGATTCTGAAGATGCTTTGGATTGCTTTCAGGCTTCAGGAGCTATTATTCAACGCACCTATGATTTAGACAATTTTGATAAAATAACCGTTTTTGAACGGACGCAACTTATCATTTCCGAGGGAGAATTTTCAGTCTTACTTGAAACAGGGGAAAATTTATTGAATGATATTGATATTAAAGTTTCTGAAGGTCGCTTAACTATAGAAAACAGTAATGCTTGCAACATTTCCAGAGAATACGGCATTACCAAAGTTTATGTGTCTGCGCCAAATGTTACTGAAATTAGAAATAGTTCTGGATTGAAAATTATAGGCGGGAATACGTTAACCTATCCAAACCTCACCTTGTTATCCGAAGATTTGGAGGAAGAAGATGGGTTCCATACCGATGGCGATTTTGAACTGGATTTACAGGTTGAAAACCTAACCATAACCCAAAACAACTTGAGTAATTTCTTCTTAACAGGAAATGCAACCAATCTAGACCTCAACTTTTTGTTTGGCGATGCACGTTTTGAAGGACGGAATTTAATTGTTGAAAATGCAGCTATTTATCATCGAGGTACAAATGATATTATCATAAATCCACAACAACAACTCACAGGAAGTATTTTGAGTACAGGCGATATTATTGTCGTCAATACTCCACCTAACCTTGATGTGGAAGTGCTTTATACTGGGCAACTTATTATTGAAAATTGA
- a CDS encoding DUF547 domain-containing protein, with protein MKKQTKFLGIAIIGILMLHSCVSSKGIDYKTKNEQEYKVETENKLDHSAWDKLLKKHVKDDGLVDYKGFKSDGDQLNAYVTYLSENKPNENWAFEEQLAYFINVYNANTIKLIVDNYPVKSIKDVGATISPFLKKFIRIGKKELSLADVEKGILQKMNEPRIHFAINCASISCPKLLNEAYTAENVNQLMDKAAKEFINSKKNAISEDKAELSEIFKWYKKDFLKQSESIIDYINQYAETKINKGAEITFIDYNWKLNDVD; from the coding sequence ATGAAAAAGCAGACCAAATTTTTAGGAATAGCAATTATAGGCATTTTGATGCTCCATTCATGCGTATCATCAAAAGGTATAGATTATAAAACGAAGAACGAACAAGAATATAAAGTTGAGACAGAAAATAAGTTAGATCATAGTGCATGGGACAAACTTCTGAAAAAACATGTAAAAGACGATGGCTTAGTAGACTATAAAGGTTTTAAATCTGATGGTGATCAACTCAATGCTTATGTCACTTATCTTAGCGAAAACAAACCCAATGAAAACTGGGCTTTTGAAGAGCAATTAGCCTACTTCATAAATGTTTATAATGCTAATACCATTAAACTCATCGTCGATAATTATCCTGTTAAGAGCATAAAAGATGTTGGTGCTACGATTTCTCCATTTTTAAAGAAATTTATAAGGATAGGTAAAAAAGAATTGTCTCTTGCAGATGTTGAAAAGGGAATTCTTCAAAAAATGAACGAACCTAGAATTCACTTTGCTATTAACTGTGCATCAATTTCGTGCCCTAAATTGTTGAATGAAGCCTACACAGCAGAAAATGTAAATCAACTGATGGATAAAGCCGCTAAAGAATTTATAAATTCTAAAAAGAATGCTATTTCTGAAGACAAAGCTGAATTATCTGAAATTTTTAAATGGTACAAAAAGGATTTCTTAAAGCAATCGGAATCCATTATTGATTATATCAACCAATATGCGGAGACGAAGATCAATAAAGGAGCGGAAATCACTTTTATAGATTACAATTGGAAGTTGAATGATGTTGACTAG
- a CDS encoding DUF4870 domain-containing protein yields the protein MESNYHTLKRTDNQLLVITHLSQLLTYLTGFGGLIVPLIIWATQKDQVERMDTQGKAILNFQLSILIYTIISIPLIIVFGLGILTLILIGILAFVMPIVNAIKAGNGELPSYPLSINFVS from the coding sequence ATGGAATCAAATTATCACACACTAAAGCGTACTGACAATCAATTATTGGTCATTACGCATTTATCGCAATTACTAACGTATTTAACAGGATTTGGCGGACTCATCGTGCCTTTAATTATTTGGGCAACGCAGAAAGATCAAGTTGAACGTATGGATACCCAAGGAAAGGCGATATTGAATTTTCAATTGAGCATACTTATATATACCATAATCAGTATTCCGTTAATCATCGTATTTGGTTTAGGAATTTTAACCTTAATACTAATCGGTATCTTGGCATTTGTAATGCCAATTGTTAACGCTATAAAAGCTGGTAATGGAGAATTACCTAGCTATCCATTGTCTATTAATTTTGTTAGTTAG
- the cydB gene encoding cytochrome d ubiquinol oxidase subunit II translates to METFLGIDYPTLWYLVVGLLFSGYAILEGFDYGAGAWHLFLRKDLSRRISINAIGPLWDANQVWLIIGAGALFAGFPVMYATMLSAMYIPFMLFLMLLVLRSAAIKFRSAEEMKWWRKTWDIIYFLSNSLISFLLGVVLGNILQGVEIGENLSYQGGIFFSFLNPYAIMVGFTTISIFMTQGAIFLLLKTEGRLFERLTFLLKKGMIFFIISFAVTSFYTLMFLPGVTDKFKEYPIFFILPVLAFLAVANVPRLVSKKKYAYALLFSSLTMAFLLMLVAFQLYPVLLPSTIDPKYSVTIYNAASSQKSLGIMLTIVLIGAPLLAGYFLFLYKTFHGKVKLDDTSY, encoded by the coding sequence ATGGAAACATTTTTAGGTATCGATTATCCAACACTTTGGTATTTAGTTGTGGGTTTGTTATTCTCGGGTTACGCTATCTTGGAAGGATTTGATTATGGAGCAGGTGCATGGCATTTATTTCTAAGAAAAGATTTGAGTCGTCGTATTTCCATCAATGCCATCGGTCCGCTATGGGATGCAAACCAAGTATGGTTGATTATTGGCGCTGGTGCATTGTTTGCAGGTTTTCCAGTTATGTACGCCACGATGCTATCTGCAATGTATATTCCATTTATGTTGTTCTTAATGCTTTTAGTGTTACGATCTGCCGCCATCAAATTCAGAAGCGCCGAAGAGATGAAATGGTGGAGAAAGACTTGGGATATTATTTACTTTTTGTCCAATTCATTGATTTCATTTTTATTAGGTGTGGTTTTAGGGAATATATTACAAGGTGTTGAGATAGGCGAAAACCTAAGCTATCAAGGTGGTATTTTCTTTTCTTTTTTAAATCCTTATGCCATTATGGTTGGGTTTACCACTATATCTATTTTTATGACACAGGGCGCAATTTTTTTATTGCTAAAGACTGAAGGTCGCTTATTTGAAAGATTGACGTTTTTGCTAAAAAAGGGGATGATTTTTTTCATCATAAGCTTTGCGGTCACCTCTTTTTATACCTTAATGTTTTTACCTGGTGTAACAGATAAATTTAAAGAATATCCTATATTCTTTATCCTGCCTGTATTGGCTTTTCTTGCTGTAGCTAATGTTCCTAGGTTGGTGTCCAAAAAGAAATATGCCTATGCTTTGTTGTTCTCATCACTAACCATGGCTTTTTTGTTAATGTTAGTTGCTTTTCAATTGTATCCAGTGCTACTGCCATCGACCATTGATCCAAAATATAGTGTCACGATTTACAACGCAGCTTCGTCTCAAAAATCATTAGGCATTATGTTAACAATAGTACTAATTGGCGCTCCTCTTTTAGCAGGCTATTTCTTGTTTTTATATAAAACCTTTCATGGTAAAGTAAAGTTGGACGATACCAGTTATTAA
- a CDS encoding cytochrome ubiquinol oxidase subunit I → MDTEILARIQFAFTIAFHYIYPPLSIGIGLIMVIMEGMYLKTGQKQYEILTRFWLKIFAITFGIGVATGIIMEFEFGTNWAVYSRYVGDIFGSALAAEGLFAFGLESAFLGILLFGWNRVSPKVHFISTIGVFLGSMFSAVWIVVANSWQQTPAGYHIVGEGFDARAEVTDFWAMVFNPSSVDRIIHVWQGAFLAGAFLVLSVHAYYLLKGRYVEISKKAFKIALAIATIFSLSQLISGHSSADGVSENQPAKLAAMEGHYEASAPADLYLLGWVNDETQEVTGIKLPGGLSFLVHQDFEAPITGLNAFPKEDRPGQVNAVFQFYHIMISIGMFLIALTLYASFLWWRGKIFDKKWLLKIFAFSVLLPQIANQVGWFSAEMGRQPWIVYGHLRTNEGFSQEVSSNQILFSLILFLVVYAILFLLFIYSVNKKIKHGPYDEAKNPDEFLKYV, encoded by the coding sequence TCGGTATTGGCTTAATTATGGTGATTATGGAGGGCATGTATTTAAAAACAGGACAAAAACAATATGAAATTCTTACGCGTTTTTGGTTGAAAATCTTTGCCATTACCTTTGGAATTGGCGTTGCAACTGGTATTATTATGGAATTTGAATTTGGTACCAATTGGGCTGTGTATTCAAGATACGTTGGTGATATTTTTGGAAGTGCTTTGGCAGCAGAAGGCTTATTTGCTTTCGGTTTAGAAAGTGCTTTCTTAGGTATTTTATTATTTGGGTGGAATCGTGTATCGCCTAAAGTACATTTTATATCAACCATTGGGGTTTTTCTAGGCTCTATGTTTTCTGCAGTTTGGATTGTAGTGGCGAACAGTTGGCAGCAAACACCGGCTGGCTATCATATAGTGGGTGAGGGGTTTGATGCTAGGGCAGAGGTGACTGACTTTTGGGCCATGGTATTTAATCCATCTAGTGTAGATCGAATTATACATGTTTGGCAAGGTGCTTTTTTAGCTGGTGCATTTTTAGTATTAAGCGTTCACGCTTATTATTTGCTAAAAGGACGTTATGTAGAAATTTCTAAAAAAGCGTTTAAAATTGCTTTAGCAATTGCAACTATTTTCTCTTTATCGCAATTGATTTCTGGGCATAGCTCTGCAGATGGCGTTTCGGAGAATCAGCCGGCTAAACTGGCAGCGATGGAAGGTCATTATGAGGCATCTGCTCCTGCCGATTTATATTTATTGGGATGGGTCAATGATGAAACCCAAGAGGTAACTGGTATTAAATTACCAGGTGGATTATCATTTTTAGTTCATCAAGATTTTGAAGCCCCAATTACAGGTTTAAATGCATTTCCAAAAGAAGACCGACCAGGACAGGTCAATGCCGTTTTCCAGTTCTATCATATTATGATCTCCATAGGTATGTTCTTAATAGCTCTAACTTTGTATGCTAGTTTTTTATGGTGGCGTGGAAAAATTTTCGATAAGAAATGGTTGCTTAAGATCTTTGCATTTTCTGTGCTATTACCACAAATAGCTAATCAAGTCGGCTGGTTTTCTGCGGAAATGGGAAGGCAACCATGGATTGTGTATGGACATTTAAGAACCAATGAAGGGTTTTCGCAAGAAGTATCGTCAAATCAAATTCTGTTTTCATTAATTCTATTTTTGGTCGTCTATGCCATCTTATTCTTATTGTTTATCTACTCGGTAAACAAAAAAATAAAACACGGCCCTTATGATGAAGCTAAAAATCCTGATGAATTTTTAAAATACGTTTAA